Genomic DNA from Sphingobium sp. V4:
CGCTTCATCGTTTACAACGCCCGGAAAAGCTGGGGTATCTTGCCTTGTCCCTGCTGTGGCAGCATAATCACCCGCATCCCGACGCGACAGATAGACGCGCGGGCCAGGAGAGGATCAGACCATCATGACAGACAAGAGTCTCTGGCTGACGAGCGTCGGTGCCGTTGCACTGGCCATGACCGCGCCGGCCATGGCGCAGCAGAGCGCCGCGCCGCAGGCAGCAGAGGAAGAGCCGGGCGCCGACATCATCGTGACCGCGACCCGCCGCGCCAGTCCCTTGTCCGACGTGCCGATCGCGGTGTCGGCGGTGGGCGCGCAGGCGATGCAGAATAGCGGCGCCAGCGACATCCGCACGCTGAACCAGCTTGCCCCCTCGCTCCTAGTTTCCTCGACCGGATCGGAAGCCAATGCCTCGGCGCGTATCCGCGGCATCGGCACGGTGGGTGACAATCCGGGGCTGGAAAGTTCGGTCGCGGTATTCATTGACGGCGTCTATCGCTCGCGCACGGGTGCGGGCCTCAACGAACTGGGCGAGATCGAACGAGTGGAGGTGCTGCGCGGGCCGCAGGGGACGCTGTTCGGCCGCAACGCGTCGGCCGGTCTCATCAACATTATCAGCAAGGCGCCGGAAAAGACCTTCCATGCGAAGGGCGAGATAACCTACGGCAATTACGACTATTGGCGCCTGTCGGGTCGCGTGACCGGGCCGGTCGCCGAAGGCGTCGCGCTGGCGCTGGACGGCGTGTGGTCGAAGCGCGACGGTTTCTACAAGTTGGTGGACGCCAGCGGCGCGACGATCGGCGATACCAACGACCGCGACCGTTACTTCTTGCGCGGCCAAGCGTTGATCGAGCCGAACGACGCGCTCTCCATCCGCCTGATCGGCGATTATACCAATCGCGACGAAAGCTGCTGCGGGGCGGCCTATATAGAGGCGAGCGAACGGCGCCCGGCGGCGGGCGGCGGCTATACCACGGCCCCGTTCAACCGCATCACGGCCATTCTGGCGGGGCAGGGGAGCACCATCCCCGCCGATCCCTATGACCGGGAATTGTCCATCACGCCGGGTCGCGATTATGTCAGCAAACTCAGGGACTGGGGCCTGTCTGGTGAGGTGAATTACGACTTCGGGGGCGCCAAGCTGACCAGCATCACCGCCTATCGCGACTATAAATCCCGCGACTATGGCGATTATGACTATAATCGCGCCGACCTGCTCTATCGCGATCCCAACACCTATCGCCAGTTCAAGACCTTCACCCAGGAATTGCGGCTCCAGGGATCGGCCTTCGGCGACATGCTCGACTGGCTGGTCGGCGGCTATTATGCCAATGAAAAGCTGACCTTGCAGGACAATATCGTCTTCGGCGCGGATTATGGTCGCTTTGCCGCCTGCCGCCTGATGGCGGGCTCCAGCCTCAACAGCAATTTCACCGCGCAGCAACTGGCGGCCTGCGGCAGCGGTCTTGCCACCTCGGCGCTGATCACCGGCACCCAGGCGCAATTGAATGGAGGAATTGCGACGGCGATTTCCAACAGCTTAATTGCTCAAGGCGTTCCTCGGATGCAGGCTGCGATAATTGCAGGCAATCAGGCGTCCGCCATATCGACCGGCCTTGGCAATGGCCTGCGCGCGCTGTCCGCCATCCCCGCCGGCACCGGTGATGTCGCGTCGCTCTATCGCCAGAAAAGCGAGAATTGGGCGCTCTTCACCCATAATATCATTCATGTGACGAACCGGTTCGATCTGACGCTCGGCCTTCGCTACACCCATGAAAGCAAGCGTTTTTCTGCAGATCTCAACAACAATAACGCCACGTGCGCGGCGCTCCAGTCCTCGGCGCTGCCGGGGATCGCGACCAATGCGGCGCTGGGCAGCGCGGCGGCGCTCGCCGGGGGCATCCTGACCCTCGGATGCCTCGGCAACGGCTCCACCACGCTCAATGCGCTCGACCTTAATGACAAGATCAGCGATGGCGAATTTTCCGGTACGGCAGTGCTGTCCTGGAAGCCCATCGACGATCTGCTGCTCTATGGCAGCTATTCGAAGGGCTATAAGGCCGGGGGTTACAATCTCGACCGGTTCCAGCTGGGATCGACGGGCCTGAATGCCGTGCCCGCCGTCTTCGCGCCGCGCACCAACGCCGACGTCACCAGCCTGCGCTTCGCGGCGGAGAAGGTCGATGCGTTCGAAGTGGGCCTGAAATACAGCCAGCCCAAATGGAGCGCGAACATCGCCGCCTTCCGGCAGGAGTTCAAGAATTTCCAATTGAACACCTTCAACGGCACCAGCTTCGTCGTGCAGAATATCAATGGCTGCGATAGCGCCTTGAGCGCCACGCGCACCTGCGACAGCGGCGATGTCGGGCCGGGGCTGATCAGCCAGGGCATCGAGTTGGAACTGACCGCGACTCCGGCGCGCAATTTCCGCGTGTCGGGCGGCTTCACCTATGCCAGCGCCAAGTTCGCCAACCGGCTGGTGGGCAGCAGCGACGGCAGCGTGCCGCTCGACCCCGCGCTGTTCCTGCTGCCCGGCTCGATCAACAGCAACGCGCCCAAGGTCGTCACGACGGCCAGTGCCGCATGGACGCCGGAGATCGGGTCATCGGGTCTGTCCGCCCTCTTCTATGTCGATGGCCGCATGACCAGCGACTATAATACGGGGTCGGACCTGTTCCCCGAAAAGGCGCAGGACGGCTACGCCATCGTCAACGCCCGCGTCGGTATTCGCGGGCCGAACCAGCGCTGGGCAGTCGAATTCTGGGGCCAGAATATCTTCAACCAAGATTATACCCAGGTCGCTTTCTCCAGCCCGCTCCAGTCGAGCAGCCCGGCGACGTCGACTACCGGCCAGTTCGCGGCGGGCGCGCCGATGGCGAACCAGCTCATCTCGGCCTATCTCGCCGAACCGCGCACCTACGGCATTACCCTGCGCGGGAGTTTCTGAGCATTCCTCTCCCGCTCGCCGGCACCGGGCGAGCGGGGGAGGGCCTCTCCCCGAACAGTGCCGTGCCGACGCGTATGTCGGTCGCGCCCAGCATGATCGCCGTCTCATAATCGCCCGACATGCCCA
This window encodes:
- a CDS encoding TonB-dependent receptor translates to MTDKSLWLTSVGAVALAMTAPAMAQQSAAPQAAEEEPGADIIVTATRRASPLSDVPIAVSAVGAQAMQNSGASDIRTLNQLAPSLLVSSTGSEANASARIRGIGTVGDNPGLESSVAVFIDGVYRSRTGAGLNELGEIERVEVLRGPQGTLFGRNASAGLINIISKAPEKTFHAKGEITYGNYDYWRLSGRVTGPVAEGVALALDGVWSKRDGFYKLVDASGATIGDTNDRDRYFLRGQALIEPNDALSIRLIGDYTNRDESCCGAAYIEASERRPAAGGGYTTAPFNRITAILAGQGSTIPADPYDRELSITPGRDYVSKLRDWGLSGEVNYDFGGAKLTSITAYRDYKSRDYGDYDYNRADLLYRDPNTYRQFKTFTQELRLQGSAFGDMLDWLVGGYYANEKLTLQDNIVFGADYGRFAACRLMAGSSLNSNFTAQQLAACGSGLATSALITGTQAQLNGGIATAISNSLIAQGVPRMQAAIIAGNQASAISTGLGNGLRALSAIPAGTGDVASLYRQKSENWALFTHNIIHVTNRFDLTLGLRYTHESKRFSADLNNNNATCAALQSSALPGIATNAALGSAAALAGGILTLGCLGNGSTTLNALDLNDKISDGEFSGTAVLSWKPIDDLLLYGSYSKGYKAGGYNLDRFQLGSTGLNAVPAVFAPRTNADVTSLRFAAEKVDAFEVGLKYSQPKWSANIAAFRQEFKNFQLNTFNGTSFVVQNINGCDSALSATRTCDSGDVGPGLISQGIELELTATPARNFRVSGGFTYASAKFANRLVGSSDGSVPLDPALFLLPGSINSNAPKVVTTASAAWTPEIGSSGLSALFYVDGRMTSDYNTGSDLFPEKAQDGYAIVNARVGIRGPNQRWAVEFWGQNIFNQDYTQVAFSSPLQSSSPATSTTGQFAAGAPMANQLISAYLAEPRTYGITLRGSF